gccccaccagcctGGAACCCTGGGAAGCTGACAAGAGTCAAAGGGCTCCCTGGCAGGCTTATCCTGGCGGCTGCCCAGCTGACTTGTGCTAACACAGCAACAGGCACAGGAAAGACTCTAGAGAGAGTGGAAAAGCACTAGACACTGGGCGGCTGAGGGGTAGAGAAGTGATTCCTACCCAGCTCAGACAGGATAACCCCACTCTAAAGCCACCACCATCACTGGGCCGGGAAAACACCCAAGGGGGGAGGGCACCAAGCAAAGAGCACCAAGCACCTCTACTTACTCATGTTTCAGTGAATCGTGACTGTTGGGCCAGCCCAAGAAAGGGACACATGCCTCTATGGTGAATCAGCAAGCATGGAAGAAAAACAACGCCCTGGGGCATCCCAGCAAGCTCAGCCTGCCTTTGCCCGCATCCACAGAAACCCCGCTATGCTACCCAACATCTCCCaagcaaaggcaagaaaacaCACACCATATCTACAAGGCGCCCTCCTGCCCCAGAGGCAGCAGGTCCCAGCCAGCCgtgggaaagaaagacccagCTGTGGATATTAATAGACTTGCCAGAGGCAGAGATTCAGGGAGGGCAAGccctaaaatgaaattatttaaaaggggGCATAAAGTGAGATGGCTGGAAGGGAACAACTTGAGTTTCCAAAGTTGGGGCTCCCgcagccaggccctgggaggaGGCACAGCAGCAGCGACAGGCCTACTCTGAAATATCTGCAAATCCAAAAATGTTGCAGGCTGTGGGAAAACTGTTGCTGTCGTTTCCATAGGTTTTCTGTCCCCCAATGTTCTGTTTAGACAGATATTACACGACACACGTGCACGACACCCAGAAGTGTTTCAAGAGAAACCACTCCTGGGCCCTAATATTTGCCACAAGTTGTTAGAttgctggggggaaaaatgtataCCTCTCAGAGTTCACTGGAAGGGCAGGGCAGTTTGGGAGGTCACAAATTAGCAGCCATTGAGTCAAATTAACCCCCTGGGTATGTGAGCatgcttagaatttttttaaaaaaaataaaatgccaacatttaaaaatcaagtttcaaaaaaaaaaaaaaccatgcacaaaaatctaaatttctagcatcttttagaaaaaaactgaaaaatttgcCATCACTGGGCAAGCAGCACAAATTGGAAAAGGCCACATGGCCACCGCCCTCTTTAGGCAGGCCTGGCCTTCTAGTTCCTGGCCTGGCCTGCTCAATGAAGTCACCGGACTGACCCCTGTGGGCATATGTCTTTGCTACTCCTCATTAAGCCCAGGGAAGCGATGCCAGGGTTGTTCATGCTCAGGACGGCCACAGGGCGGCAGCACTGGGCTGTCACTGAGGCCCGCCCACCTGCCCGTGACTAACCAAGCTGAGCTTGGCACATCCTTTCAGAAACCAGAAATTTCATCCTTACCTCCGCAGCGGATGCTCgtcccctccactccccatcAGATTTATTCCCTAAAAGCAACAGTGGCTTATTTCAGCACGCCCACTAGCCTCAGGGACAGAGGAGCCACTAGCTACttactctctcctcctctctggccaCCACCTTCCACATCTTCccagctcctcccaccccacagcTAGCATCTCCACCTATTCAGGCATCCCACCTTCACCCACCTGTTAACACCAGCAGGCCTCAGATCCTGAGATAAGGGAAGCAGGACAGACACCCTACCCCGCTTTTAAAGACAGTGCCTTCTTCATCACGCGCACCTTACTTCCTTTTGCTCACTTAGCTTAAATGTCAGTGGGTTTCACGAGCCAATAGGTTCTCATACCTCTTCCTGCCCTCCGCTCCCAGTGCCCTTCCAACAGTACCAGTAACATCTTAAGCGGCAGCATTTAGAATAAATTCGTGCAGCCATTTAGGAAAGACATATAGACCGTTGAAACTGCTCATCCCATTTCATCCAAAACGCCATTTACTGGTCCTGCCATTTACTCCCAAATGCAAGAGAAGCCTTATAAAAGACAATCATTGCAATATTTACACTAGTGAACAATCAacaacaacccaagtgtccagcaactggaaaattattaaaaacacacTAAGCTTTATTGCCACCTGATGCAGCTATTAAAAACAACTAGGATTATGAAGACGTGATAAGACAGAAAAATGATTATGACATGAAACACTAtgtaaaaaaggaatataaaattaaaggGACAGTAATGATAAGAACCTcaaaaaatggggcgcctgggtggctcagtcattaagtgtctgccttcagctcaggtcatgatcccagggtcctgggatcgagccctgaatcaagttccctgctcagtagggagtctgcttctccctcttcctctaccccttcccctgcttgtgctctctcttgctcatgctctctctctcaaataaataaataaaaatcttaaaaagaaaaaaaaaagggggcgcctgggtggcacagcggttaagcgtctgccttcggctcagggcgtgattccagcgttatgggatcgagccccacatcaggctcctccgctaggagcctgcttcttcctctcccactccccctgcttgtgttccctctctcgctggctgtctctatctctgtcaaataaataaataaaatctttaaaaaaaaaaaaaaaaagaaaaagaaaaagaaaaaaaaaagaaagaaaaaaaaacttaaaaactatgCCAAGAATTACTGAAGGTAACAAAATGCTACCTTTTTGGTTGCACTGGAGCCCTCAGAGTGGGGGCGACCATTTTTCAATCTCTACCAAATGTTCTTTAATGTAcatatattacttttcttttttttttaaagatttttatttatttatttatttatttatttaacagagatagccagcgagagagagaacacaagcagggggagtgggagagaggaagaagcaggctctcagcggaggagcccgatgtgggactcgatcccagaatgccaggatcacgccctgagccgaaggcagacgcctaatgactgcgctacccaggcgtcccatatattacttttataggGGAAAATGTCTGTGTATAACTGAAAAATTTGATAGCAATTATTACGCTTCCCGGTCTACACTGAATTCCCATTTTGAAAGGTCCTATAAGCCTCTTCTCATCATGATAAAAAGACTCCTGGGAACCTGCACCTCCAGGACTCAGTGCCCGGGCCCCAAAGCCCTTGGTTAAAGGTCAATGTTATCTGACCCTGAAATGTGTACACTTGCACAACTCCTAAGGAGACCCCAACACCATCTGGAAGATATGATTAGATCAATATGGTTCTCAGATGCCATTTTAATCAAGTTTTGTACCATACAGTGATGGGGGTGGGTGGAAAATGTGATTGTTTTCAAGCAAATTCACCTGTCCCAAGGTAAATAGCCTGGGCTTCCAAGAACAGTAAAAGGCTTTCCTCCCCGGGGAGTCTCATTCCTGAGCTGACAGGACAGGATTTCAGGAAGAACGAGTACAAGAAGAGGGCAAATGTGAAGGGGGCCAGGTAGCTTTTTGAATTCTTCCCAGTGTATACTGGAACTAGGCATGCAGGCATCCCTCCTAAGGCAGCACCCCAACCCCAGCCACTCCCACCTGAGGCCAAAGTGCCTCCCCAAAGAAACAGACAGCCATCATTCAGTTCATGACACTCCTCCCCACGGTGCGCCCAGAAGCACAGAAGCCTGAGCAGTTTCGGCCACCATACAACACATGCAGCCTTCAGGCCAGAACCCTCAAGGGCCTTCCTCTACCCTGGCCCCTCAGCTGCTCGCATGTCCGCCTGGCAACAGAAGAGCGGCCAGTGTGTGTGGGGCTGGGTGGCACGGGAGGGGCCGGAATAAGCCACACAGCAAATCCAATGTGGGTTCTGGAGCAGGGGAGACATGGTGGCAGGGCCAGTCAGGGCCCACACAAGGACCCATAGGGCTCTGTGTCCTTCGTTAATTCTTCTCCGGGCGGTTTCTGTTCAGGACAGCTTTAGGGGCAAATTCCAGCTTGTCCTTAAGGCTCACCACCTGCGTGTGGTCCTTGCCTAGCAGTTCATCCAGCTTACGGTCCTCCCGGCGCTCAGAGAtgctcttctcctcctccacagGCTGGGGATCCTTTCCCCGGATGAACCATTCCAGGTGGTAACCCACAGCCCCGACCACGAAGGCCACGGGAAATGTGACATAGGGAGCATAGGTACGCACCACGGTCCAAAGCACAGGCCACATGACATCTGCAGAAGAGCACAAGGCAGCATGAGGGAGACACCAGCATCCCCCTTCCCACCGAGTATGGACGACCCACCAGGGCTCTCCGTTTACCAGGCAGCCTGGCACAATTTACTGGGCATCCACCCCACGCAGAGAAGAAGAGGGTACCTTGCTTAGGCAACAGCTAGGGCCCCAGAACAAtctaaaaaattttgaaagacgTGATTGttagggaagaggggaagaaccTCTATTTTATGTACTATACTCTTTGACCATTATGCAACCATGTTTGGCAGTGTTCCCCACAAGTGAACCTCTGAGCTTCCTAACAAAGATTCAAGCCTTTGACTGGCCCCAGGTCCTCCCGCCACAGTTTACCAACATTTCAGGAATGGAAAAGAGCCTTTCTCTGCTCTATGCAATTTCTCCATGAACAGAGCCAGCCACACTTTTCCCACCAGGTATAGTCCCACTATGACTCTCCTGGCTCCAAGATAATGAGAAGTAATTCCTTTACCTCACAAAAAGAATAAGGAGCATATTTAAGTGGCCCAAACCCTAATCCATTACTCAACCATTCTGATTTTTAGATAATGACTTTTTTCCTATTCTGAACTTGATCTTTCTAACAATGAGACATACCCATACTGCTGGCCAAACCTCTTCCAAAATACATTCTCTCTAACCGAACCCATACCCTCATATTTGCATAATAAACTCCTAAAAATATCACCAACACATTATATGTACTCAAACATGATCAGTTCttgaatttttctgtttaaaaaaaaaaaaaaccactatacAAGCCCAtggcaggggaaaaaatgaaatggccCTGGAGCGTCCTAAAATGAAGTAAGATAACACCAAAAATATAGAAACACACAAATTGGTTCACTCTAATGGCCATTTAGTCTCATGACTATTACCATTAACAATTTTCAAAGATTATTcacagggcacctgcgtggctcagtcagctaaacgttgactcttgatttcagctcaggtcaccatctcaaggttgtgggatcaaggccTGAGTCGGGCTCCGCtctcagcacacagtctgcttgtccctttccttctactcctccccctacttgttctctcttgctctctaataaataaataaagtctctaaAAAAATTACTCACATTATCATCATAATGATAGCCACCAATTATTGAGCAATTACATGCCAGTCCTTGGGCTAAGCACTGTATATAGTACCTTCTTTATCCTCATGTCCACTCTATGAGGTAGATGGTATTATCagagggttaagtaacttgccccaaagTCTCAAACAAAAGATCACTCATTCCATTTGCACCTCTGTAGGTGTTTCTCCAACTTGGCTATCTCTAGTCTGAAGTATACAACTGAAATCTCACCAGGGATAAagtgattctctccctctctctctctctctctctttggttcCAGTTCTCTTTGGAGGAATCCCAGCATTCTGTGGATCCAAGACTATAATGGACCATTATCAGGGAAAAACTGCAGCAGCGCCACAGTTTCCCTCTGGGTCCTTTGTCTTGGCACCGCCCTATGCTGGACAAGTCACTGGCTGGTCATCACCTGATCTTCACAACACCTCTATGAGGTAGGAATTATTTAGTCCAGATTTGAGTCTAAGGCCACAAAGGCACAGGGACACCGGCACACTATGtgaacttgtccaagatcaccaGAAGTGATAGAACCACTGCTCTCGAACCCAGGCCTCTCCAAACTTCAACATTTGTGCCCTTTCTAGTGGCAAGAACACACTGCAGATAGGTGTGCTGTTTCTGTCCAAATCCTGGACTTGGGGAGCACTGCCTGCGATTTTTTTCCATCAACTTGGCATGTCAAATATCTGGAAGAGCTTCCCTTTTGGCAAACTCTTAAGATTACTCAGAGGTTTGTGAAATTATAGGGCTTAGACGTTGTTAAAAGAAACACCCCTGAAGAACGTCCAACcta
This window of the Ailuropoda melanoleuca isolate Jingjing chromosome 2, ASM200744v2, whole genome shotgun sequence genome carries:
- the SMIM12 gene encoding small integral membrane protein 12, translated to MWPVLWTVVRTYAPYVTFPVAFVVGAVGYHLEWFIRGKDPQPVEEEKSISERREDRKLDELLGKDHTQVVSLKDKLEFAPKAVLNRNRPEKN